Within Myceligenerans xiligouense, the genomic segment CGTGGCGTCCGTCCAGACGTACAGCGTCGCGTCCCGCTCCTCGGCGATCACCTTCGCCTCGGGGATCACCCCGTGGACGAGATCCCGGAAACCGCTCCGGGTCCTCACATCCAGTCCGACACACGCAAGATTGGTAGCCACGGGCGCAAAACTACCTGTCCCGGTCGACACGTCGTCTCAGTCCGGTGCGTGCCGGTCCAGGAACGCGTACACCTCGGCGTCGTCCACCCCCGGGAAGGCGCCCCTCGGCAGCGCCGCGAGCACCTGCTGGTGCATCCGCGCCGACGGCCAGGCCGCGCCGGACCAGCGTTCGGCCAGTTCCGGCGCCGGGCGGGAGCAGCACGCCGGGTCCGGGCAGGTGGACACCTTCCGCACCCGCGTGTCCCGCCCGCGGAACCACTTCGCGTGCGCGTACGGCACCCCCACCGTGATGGAGAACGCGCCGGTGTCGCCCGACCCGGTCTGCGTGGAGCACCAGTACGTCCCGGTCGGCGTGTCGGTGTACTGGTAGTACTCGGTCGCCACGTCGCGGCGGTCGAACGCCTCGCGCGACGCCCAGCGCCGGCAGATGAGCTGCCCCTCGATCGCACCCGTGGGGTCCTGCGGGAACCGCAGGCCGTCGTTCTCGTAGCCGCGGAACAGGGCGCCGTCGTCCCCCACGCGCAGGAAGTGGAGCGGGATGCCGAGCTTCACCGTGGCCAGGTTGGTCAGGCGCATCGCCGCGGCCTCGTGGGTGACCCCGAACGCGTCCCGGAAGTCCTCGACCGCGAGGTCGCGCTCACGTTTGCGCTCCTCCAGGAACGGCACCGCGGCGGACTGCGGCACCAGGCAGGCCGCCGCGAAGTAGGTGATCTCCACCCGCTGCCGCAGGAACTCCGCGTAGGAGCGCGGGCGCTCGTGCTCCAGCACCCGGTGCGCGATCGCCTGCAACGCCAGCGAACGCAGCCCGTGGCCCCCGGGGACCGAGGCCGGGGGCAGGTAGATCCGGCCGTTGCGCAGGTCGGTCACGCTGCGGGCCGACCGGGGCATGTCGTTCACGTGCAGGATCGTGAACCCGAGCCGCTCGGCCAGGACCACGACGGTGCGGTGCGTGAGCGCGCCGCCCGTGTAGCCGGCGCTCCGCACGAGGTCCTCCGCGAGCTGCTCGAACTGCGGGTAGTAGTTGTCCCGCGCCTGACGTTCGAGCCGCAGCTCCGTGTTGGCGCGCCGCGCCTCCTCGGGCGTGGCGATCGCCTCCTCGGCCCTGCGGGCGAGCTCGTCGTGC encodes:
- a CDS encoding XRE family transcriptional regulator codes for the protein MPDTNSTTGTADDGADLITLGRRVRHARTAAGLTLDRLGERVDAAPSLLSLIENGRREPKLSLLRSIAAALGLPLNELLDPAPPSRRAALEIALDRAQRGPIFAGLGLPAVKPSQKLATPVLEQLVGLHDELARRAEEAIATPEEARRANTELRLERQARDNYYPQFEQLAEDLVRSAGYTGGALTHRTVVVLAERLGFTILHVNDMPRSARSVTDLRNGRIYLPPASVPGGHGLRSLALQAIAHRVLEHERPRSYAEFLRQRVEITYFAAACLVPQSAAVPFLEERKRERDLAVEDFRDAFGVTHEAAAMRLTNLATVKLGIPLHFLRVGDDGALFRGYENDGLRFPQDPTGAIEGQLICRRWASREAFDRRDVATEYYQYTDTPTGTYWCSTQTGSGDTGAFSITVGVPYAHAKWFRGRDTRVRKVSTCPDPACCSRPAPELAERWSGAAWPSARMHQQVLAALPRGAFPGVDDAEVYAFLDRHAPD